In Sporichthya brevicatena, one genomic interval encodes:
- a CDS encoding helix-turn-helix domain-containing protein, with protein MPPSTRTAHSARAQAREQVLAAARACFRRDGVKATTMERVAREAGVSRQLVYKLFLGRRELVEAAVSARTREIADEIAAEHATEGPIADVAELFTTVSVAVIERLRWDSELAVLLAPGGPITLHEALWSEELTERGERFWFPMLERARAEGLLRSDLSTRDLSDWLRTVYTSMILRPDLHPDDEREIIQRFVLTSLAMVMRPS; from the coding sequence GTGCCACCGTCAACCCGCACCGCGCACTCTGCGCGGGCTCAGGCGCGCGAGCAGGTCCTCGCCGCGGCCCGCGCGTGTTTCCGGCGCGACGGCGTGAAGGCGACGACGATGGAGCGCGTCGCCCGCGAGGCCGGCGTCAGTCGCCAGTTGGTCTACAAGCTCTTCCTCGGACGCCGGGAGCTCGTCGAGGCCGCGGTGTCCGCCCGGACCCGCGAGATCGCCGACGAGATCGCGGCCGAGCATGCGACCGAGGGCCCGATCGCCGATGTCGCCGAGCTGTTCACGACGGTCTCGGTCGCGGTGATCGAGCGACTGCGGTGGGATTCGGAGCTCGCCGTCCTGCTCGCCCCCGGCGGCCCGATCACCTTGCACGAGGCCCTGTGGAGCGAGGAGCTCACCGAACGCGGCGAGCGGTTCTGGTTCCCGATGCTGGAACGGGCGCGGGCCGAGGGTCTGCTGCGTTCCGACCTCTCGACCCGCGACCTGTCCGACTGGCTGCGCACGGTCTACACGTCGATGATTCTCCGCCCGGACCTGCATCCGGACGACGAGCGCGAGATCATCCAGCGCTTCGTCCTGACCTCGCTCGCGATGGTCATGCGTCCGAGCTGA
- a CDS encoding aromatic ring-hydroxylating oxygenase subunit alpha: protein MDEVALDRERRIRRALQLLRENTTDKFDDTLTFTAGEHVDPVVAERERELIFGRVPTIVAHSSEIPQPYDFVTLQLPRNKVIVARQPDGGVKTFVNLCRHRGALLEEESFTGCGRARLFSCPYHRWSYNIDGSLRTITRGTTFGDIDKSKQGLIELPTEERHGFIWVVDNANATIDVQNWLGPDMDSILEGYGLADLVAVRAEGFDEPVNWKIMQDAFLDGYHIAYAHPNTAAKHIHTNVMAFEDFGRHCRFIAPRKTIDKWIDVDPPEDESLVPHVTETQFLGPCHTLLKQPDHYQLLTFRPDPVHPDRSYMEMRLMVPPQERTSLTPEKWQRLWDKNWEILLAVLHAEDFPLLRASQTGMGSKDAGTMVMGRNETANQVFHREVRRIMAAADDEIAPPLPAISAGVVAPPVVETPVKS from the coding sequence ATGGACGAGGTCGCTCTCGATCGGGAACGCCGCATCCGCCGGGCGCTGCAGTTGCTGCGTGAGAACACCACCGACAAGTTCGACGACACGCTCACCTTCACCGCCGGTGAGCACGTCGACCCCGTGGTGGCCGAGCGGGAGCGCGAGCTCATCTTCGGGCGTGTTCCGACGATCGTGGCGCACAGCAGCGAGATCCCGCAGCCCTACGACTTCGTGACGCTGCAGCTCCCGCGCAACAAGGTCATCGTCGCCCGCCAGCCCGACGGTGGCGTCAAGACCTTCGTGAACCTCTGCCGGCACCGCGGCGCCCTCCTCGAGGAGGAGAGCTTCACCGGCTGCGGCCGGGCGCGCCTGTTCTCCTGCCCGTACCACCGTTGGTCGTACAACATCGACGGCTCGCTGCGCACGATCACCCGCGGCACCACCTTCGGTGACATCGACAAGTCCAAGCAGGGCCTGATCGAGCTCCCGACCGAGGAGCGCCACGGCTTCATCTGGGTCGTCGACAACGCGAACGCCACGATCGACGTGCAGAACTGGCTCGGCCCGGACATGGACTCGATCCTCGAGGGCTACGGCCTGGCCGACCTGGTCGCCGTCCGCGCCGAGGGCTTCGACGAGCCCGTCAACTGGAAGATCATGCAGGACGCCTTCCTCGACGGGTACCACATCGCCTACGCGCACCCGAACACCGCGGCGAAGCACATCCACACCAACGTCATGGCCTTCGAGGACTTCGGCCGGCACTGCCGGTTCATCGCTCCCCGTAAGACCATCGACAAGTGGATCGACGTCGACCCGCCGGAGGACGAGAGCCTGGTCCCGCACGTCACCGAGACGCAGTTCCTCGGTCCGTGCCACACGCTCCTCAAGCAGCCGGATCACTACCAGTTGCTGACGTTCCGCCCCGACCCGGTGCACCCGGACCGCTCCTACATGGAGATGCGTCTGATGGTGCCGCCGCAGGAGCGCACGTCGCTCACGCCGGAGAAGTGGCAGCGGCTGTGGGACAAGAACTGGGAGATCCTGCTCGCCGTCCTGCACGCCGAGGACTTCCCGCTGCTGCGCGCCTCGCAGACCGGGATGGGCAGCAAGGACGCCGGCACGATGGTCATGGGTCGCAACGAGACCGCGAACCAGGTCTTCCACCGCGAGGTCCGGCGGATCATGGCCGCGGCGGACGACGAGATCGCCCCGCCCCTGCCGGCGATCTCGGCGGGCGTCGTGGCGCCGCCGGTCGTCGAGACCCCGGTCAAGTCCTGA
- a CDS encoding nitronate monooxygenase family protein, whose amino-acid sequence MSTRFTDLFGVEHPIVCGGMTRVGTPELIAAVANAGALGFMPAHNSPTPEDLVKDIARVRDLTDQPFGVNFTILPARQPPPWEEYMRATVESGVQAIETAGQNPEPYLPLFKEAGVKVLHKCTSVRHSLKAERIGVDAVSIDGFEAAGHPGEDDVPGLVLIPALADKIGIPFIASGGFADGRGLAAALALGAQGISMGTRFMCTVEAPIHENVKNQIVANDERSTNLIFRQLRNTGRYAKNGVTDEIVRILNEGGTFEDVAHLASGEKGAVVLQTGDLEAGVWCAGQTQGLISDIPTVADVVTRIVAEAESALDRVAALRR is encoded by the coding sequence TTGTCGACCCGGTTCACCGACCTGTTCGGGGTGGAGCACCCGATCGTGTGCGGGGGTATGACCCGCGTCGGGACGCCCGAACTCATCGCGGCGGTGGCGAACGCCGGCGCCCTCGGGTTCATGCCGGCCCACAACTCGCCCACCCCCGAGGACCTGGTCAAGGACATCGCGCGGGTGCGTGACCTCACCGACCAGCCGTTCGGCGTGAACTTCACGATCCTCCCGGCGCGGCAGCCACCGCCGTGGGAGGAGTACATGCGCGCGACGGTCGAGAGCGGCGTTCAGGCGATCGAGACCGCGGGCCAGAACCCCGAGCCCTACCTCCCGCTGTTCAAGGAGGCCGGGGTCAAGGTGCTGCACAAGTGCACGAGCGTGCGGCACTCCCTCAAGGCCGAGCGCATCGGCGTCGACGCGGTGAGCATCGACGGCTTCGAGGCCGCGGGGCACCCGGGTGAGGACGACGTCCCCGGCCTGGTCCTGATCCCGGCCCTGGCCGACAAGATCGGTATCCCGTTCATCGCCTCCGGCGGCTTCGCCGACGGCCGTGGCCTGGCCGCCGCGCTCGCGCTCGGCGCGCAGGGCATCAGCATGGGCACGCGGTTCATGTGCACCGTCGAGGCGCCGATCCACGAGAACGTCAAGAACCAGATCGTCGCGAACGACGAGCGCAGCACGAACCTGATCTTCCGCCAGCTGCGCAACACCGGCCGCTACGCCAAGAACGGCGTCACCGACGAGATCGTCCGCATTCTCAACGAGGGCGGCACGTTCGAGGACGTCGCGCACCTCGCCTCCGGCGAGAAGGGTGCGGTCGTGCTGCAGACCGGCGACCTGGAGGCCGGCGTGTGGTGCGCGGGGCAGACCCAGGGTCTGATCTCCGACATCCCGACGGTCGCCGACGTCGTCACGCGCATCGTCGCCGAGGCCGAGTCGGCGCTCGACCGGGTGGCGGCGCTGCGGCGGTAG
- a CDS encoding TIGR03619 family F420-dependent LLM class oxidoreductase, translating into MTRSEPATFGVAMPFYDHQADYESLLTFARRAHELGFDGLWVSDHLVVGPPPENSRTWYDVPTLLAGLAAHVPGMTLGTDVLIVPYRHPFLAAKMLATLDVISGGRLIVGVGAGHSQHEFDVLDAPFAGRGEVIDEYLQLWKAVWTDGPAVFTGKHVRLDEPELGPRPISKPHPPIWVGGNGPAAIRRAATHGDGWHPLALPPEVYAAGAAQLAELADRAGRPTPTLSYSGYFGEITPKPVDTDRRVPLTGGVQQVLDDIGAYRDLGVTNVVFRLAAPHLTSDQILDQLELVATDVLPHAR; encoded by the coding sequence GTGACTCGATCCGAGCCGGCGACCTTCGGCGTCGCGATGCCGTTCTACGACCACCAGGCGGACTACGAGTCCCTGCTGACGTTCGCGCGGCGGGCGCACGAGCTCGGGTTCGACGGGCTCTGGGTCTCGGACCACCTCGTGGTCGGGCCGCCGCCGGAGAACTCGCGGACCTGGTACGACGTGCCGACCCTCCTCGCGGGGCTGGCGGCGCACGTCCCCGGCATGACGCTCGGGACCGACGTGCTGATCGTTCCCTATCGGCACCCGTTCCTCGCCGCGAAGATGCTGGCCACGCTCGACGTGATCAGCGGCGGCCGGCTGATCGTCGGGGTCGGGGCGGGGCACTCGCAGCACGAGTTCGACGTCCTCGACGCTCCGTTCGCCGGCCGCGGCGAGGTCATCGACGAGTACCTCCAGCTCTGGAAGGCCGTCTGGACCGACGGGCCCGCCGTCTTCACCGGCAAGCACGTCCGGCTCGACGAACCCGAGCTCGGGCCGCGGCCGATCTCGAAGCCGCACCCGCCGATCTGGGTCGGTGGCAACGGCCCGGCCGCGATCCGCCGCGCAGCGACGCACGGCGACGGCTGGCACCCGCTCGCGCTCCCGCCCGAGGTCTACGCCGCCGGTGCCGCGCAGCTGGCCGAACTCGCCGACCGTGCGGGCCGGCCCACCCCGACTCTGTCGTACAGCGGCTACTTCGGCGAGATCACGCCGAAGCCCGTCGACACCGACCGCCGCGTCCCCCTGACCGGCGGCGTCCAGCAGGTGCTCGACGACATCGGCGCCTACCGCGACCTCGGCGTCACCAACGTCGTCTTCCGTCTCGCCGCACCGCACCTGACCAGCGATCAGATCCTCGACCAGCTCGAACTGGTCGCGACCGACGTCCTGCCCCACGCCCGATAG
- a CDS encoding TetR/AcrR family transcriptional regulator: MARPSQPLLTRDSVVAAALRIIDSEGLAACSTPRLAREFGVRAPSLYHHFADRADIMAEVARLVVRQTPFPKERDPDRWMDWFVEQAVNFRRTILKHPNVAPILLEFLPRDQLSVLYDAAAELLAEAGVPVEVHALVLDGLETLTVGAALITATKGAENRSTPFPALNPATDTNLARAVAANPWNTTEELFAEVVRAMLRGAMAQAGVSVG, from the coding sequence ATGGCACGCCCGTCCCAGCCGTTGCTGACCCGTGATTCCGTCGTCGCTGCCGCCCTGCGGATCATCGACAGCGAGGGCCTGGCGGCGTGCAGCACACCGCGGCTGGCCAGGGAGTTCGGGGTCCGGGCGCCCTCGCTCTACCACCACTTCGCGGACCGGGCGGACATCATGGCCGAGGTCGCCCGCCTCGTGGTCAGGCAGACGCCGTTCCCCAAGGAGCGGGACCCGGACCGGTGGATGGACTGGTTCGTCGAGCAGGCGGTGAACTTCCGCCGGACGATCCTCAAGCACCCGAACGTGGCGCCGATCCTGCTGGAGTTCCTCCCGCGTGACCAGCTCTCCGTGCTCTACGACGCTGCGGCCGAGCTGCTGGCCGAGGCCGGCGTGCCGGTCGAGGTGCATGCGCTCGTGCTCGACGGCCTGGAGACCCTGACCGTCGGCGCCGCGCTGATCACGGCGACCAAGGGCGCCGAGAACCGCAGCACGCCGTTTCCCGCGCTGAACCCCGCGACCGACACCAACCTGGCACGCGCGGTCGCCGCGAACCCGTGGAACACCACGGAGGAACTCTTCGCCGAGGTCGTCCGCGCGATGCTCCGCGGCGCGATGGCGCAGGCGGGCGTCAGCGTCGGCTGA
- a CDS encoding tyrosine-protein phosphatase gives MTLLPPELFNYRDLGGHPVPGGRLRTGLLFRSNAVVGLPHDIAARLGLRTALDLREPGEKSAEPPTAGSAQVHEVELIAADPAAPHNLRPFTFWLAENRGHLLADAVRVLAREPLPTVMFCSSGKDRTGVLSALVQSALGVAEDAVLEDYARTEKLMPSDYLALALERSRRAGLPADQSLDDFGSPPDLLAAVLAGIRERHGDVAQYLVDHGFAPTDLDRLREHLVES, from the coding sequence GTGACTCTGCTTCCTCCTGAGCTCTTCAACTACCGCGATCTCGGCGGCCACCCCGTGCCCGGTGGGCGACTGCGGACGGGGCTGCTGTTCCGGTCCAACGCCGTCGTCGGGTTGCCGCACGACATCGCTGCCCGTCTCGGGCTGCGCACCGCGCTCGACCTACGGGAGCCGGGGGAGAAGTCGGCCGAACCGCCGACCGCCGGCTCGGCGCAGGTGCACGAGGTGGAACTGATCGCGGCCGACCCGGCCGCTCCGCACAATCTGCGGCCGTTCACCTTCTGGTTGGCCGAGAACCGTGGTCACCTGCTGGCCGACGCGGTCCGCGTCCTCGCCCGCGAACCGCTGCCGACCGTCATGTTCTGCTCGTCGGGCAAGGACCGCACCGGGGTGCTCTCCGCTCTGGTGCAGTCGGCGCTCGGCGTCGCCGAGGACGCGGTGCTCGAGGACTACGCCCGGACCGAGAAGTTGATGCCGTCGGACTATCTCGCGCTCGCTCTCGAACGGTCCCGTCGCGCCGGCCTGCCCGCGGACCAGTCGCTCGACGACTTCGGATCCCCGCCCGATCTCCTCGCCGCCGTCCTCGCCGGGATCCGGGAGCGGCACGGCGACGTCGCCCAATACCTGGTCGACCACGGGTTCGCCCCGACCGACCTCGACCGGCTGCGGGAACACCTCGTCGAGTCGTGA
- a CDS encoding oxidoreductase family protein, translating to MSTSGPLPTALDGITADWLTAALSVRAPGTVVRSVEVESVIWGTATKVFLRAEYETCPPDGPPAALCLKGGFDDTMRAVAGIGYQVEARFYRDIAALLGDAVPRCWYAAEDPAGNQGLVIVDDLRDTGVVFGGPSVRFDVDQVAQGLATLASVHGRTWQRRGVGSLDWLTVGSMLFRPVVESFLTPAHWDAYQQLPQTGAFDDALRDRDRVDRAVHLLWASDDAAPLSVSHGDPHVGNTYVPADRVPRFLDWQTTCLAPWSDDVAYFLVGALEVEDRRKHEEDLLRHYLDALASAGGEAPSHSEAWDAYRRHHLHGLMFALCPPEMQPAEVCRQMGDRYATAALDHGTLALVLGD from the coding sequence ATGTCCACCTCGGGTCCACTGCCCACCGCCCTCGACGGGATCACCGCCGACTGGCTGACTGCCGCCCTGAGTGTTCGTGCGCCGGGGACGGTGGTGCGCTCGGTCGAGGTGGAGTCCGTCATCTGGGGGACGGCGACGAAGGTGTTCCTCCGTGCCGAGTACGAGACCTGCCCGCCGGACGGGCCGCCGGCGGCGCTGTGTCTCAAGGGCGGGTTCGACGACACGATGCGGGCCGTCGCCGGGATCGGGTACCAGGTGGAGGCCCGGTTCTACCGCGACATCGCCGCCCTGCTCGGTGACGCCGTCCCGCGGTGCTGGTACGCCGCCGAGGACCCGGCGGGCAACCAGGGGCTGGTCATCGTCGACGACCTGCGCGACACCGGCGTGGTCTTCGGCGGGCCTTCGGTGCGCTTCGACGTCGACCAGGTCGCGCAGGGCCTTGCGACGCTCGCGTCCGTCCACGGGCGGACCTGGCAGCGCCGGGGCGTCGGGTCCCTCGACTGGCTGACCGTCGGCTCGATGCTGTTCCGTCCGGTGGTCGAGAGCTTCCTGACCCCCGCCCACTGGGACGCGTACCAGCAGCTACCGCAGACCGGCGCCTTCGACGACGCCCTGCGCGACCGCGATCGTGTCGACCGCGCCGTGCACCTGCTGTGGGCGTCCGACGACGCCGCGCCGCTCTCGGTCTCGCACGGCGACCCGCACGTCGGGAACACCTACGTGCCCGCTGACCGCGTCCCGCGCTTCCTCGACTGGCAGACCACCTGTCTCGCGCCGTGGTCCGACGACGTCGCCTACTTCCTCGTCGGCGCGCTGGAGGTCGAGGACCGCCGCAAGCACGAGGAGGACCTGCTCCGGCACTACCTCGACGCGCTCGCCTCCGCCGGTGGCGAGGCCCCGTCGCACTCCGAGGCCTGGGACGCCTACCGGCGCCACCACCTCCACGGCCTGATGTTCGCCCTCTGCCCGCCGGAGATGCAGCCCGCCGAGGTCTGCCGGCAGATGGGGGACCGCTACGCCACCGCCGCCCTCGACCACGGCACCCTCGCCCTCGTCCTCGGCGACTGA
- a CDS encoding ferredoxin, producing the protein MKVDIDREKCAGHGRCYVFAPDVFEPDDEGYAVAINKTPGERDRDAVLKAQRNCPEQAVIVDETTKSEVA; encoded by the coding sequence ATGAAGGTCGACATCGACCGCGAGAAGTGCGCCGGCCACGGCCGTTGCTACGTCTTCGCCCCGGACGTGTTCGAGCCGGACGACGAGGGCTACGCCGTCGCCATCAACAAGACCCCCGGCGAGCGCGACCGCGACGCCGTGCTGAAGGCTCAGCGCAACTGTCCCGAGCAGGCTGTCATCGTGGACGAGACCACGAAGAGCGAGGTGGCGTGA
- a CDS encoding aldehyde dehydrogenase family protein, protein MHRYLNFVDGAWSDSAAPRLDVDNPSTGEVVATLPDSTTADVDAAVAAARRAFVDGPWARMSPADRADVVRALAAALEARFDTLADGLVADTGTTARLAPMLQAGAPLAHLRDFAEMAPLLSEPVPFPIQTTPGLGQWELHREPLGVVAGFTAYNFPLFLAVWKAAPAMLAGNTVVLKPSPLTPFGLNALAEACLEVGLPPGVLNIVHGDRIAGQALVAHRDVDLVTFTGSTEVGKAVMAAAATTAKEVMLELGGKSPGIVLPDANAELAVRGTLFSSMMNSGQACVATTRMLVPDSRYDEFCELLAERAGEMVLGPADDPLTDVGPVISARQREKVEKFIATAVEQGARVLVGNDRPDGLPAGGHYVSPTVLVDLDNDNVAAKDEIFGPVLSVIRYSDVEDAIRIANDSEYGLAASVWGTDLGRARDVASRVQSGLCWINDVAQADVRRTPFAGKKQSGVGSELGTDGLYAYTKTKSLYTALDADIDARPYSAVGGEWE, encoded by the coding sequence ATGCATCGCTATCTGAACTTCGTCGACGGTGCCTGGAGCGACAGTGCTGCTCCGCGCCTCGACGTGGACAACCCGTCCACCGGTGAGGTCGTCGCGACCCTGCCGGACTCGACGACCGCGGATGTCGACGCCGCGGTCGCGGCCGCCCGCCGTGCCTTCGTCGACGGTCCCTGGGCACGGATGTCGCCGGCCGACCGCGCCGACGTCGTGCGCGCCCTCGCCGCTGCGCTCGAGGCCCGGTTCGACACCCTGGCCGACGGCCTGGTCGCCGACACCGGGACCACCGCCCGCCTGGCCCCGATGCTGCAGGCCGGCGCCCCGCTGGCGCACCTGCGGGACTTCGCCGAGATGGCTCCGCTGCTGAGCGAGCCGGTGCCGTTCCCGATCCAGACCACCCCCGGCCTCGGCCAGTGGGAGTTGCACCGGGAGCCGCTCGGCGTCGTCGCCGGCTTCACGGCCTACAACTTCCCGCTGTTCCTCGCGGTGTGGAAGGCCGCGCCGGCGATGCTCGCGGGCAACACGGTCGTGCTCAAGCCGTCGCCGCTCACGCCGTTCGGCCTGAACGCGCTCGCCGAGGCCTGCCTCGAGGTCGGCCTCCCGCCGGGCGTGCTCAACATCGTCCACGGCGACCGCATCGCGGGGCAGGCGCTCGTCGCGCACCGCGACGTGGACCTCGTGACCTTCACCGGCAGCACCGAGGTCGGCAAGGCCGTCATGGCCGCGGCGGCCACGACCGCCAAGGAGGTCATGCTCGAGCTCGGGGGCAAGTCGCCCGGGATCGTGCTCCCCGACGCGAATGCGGAACTCGCGGTCCGGGGAACGCTGTTCAGCAGCATGATGAACAGCGGCCAGGCCTGCGTGGCCACCACCCGGATGCTCGTGCCGGACTCGCGCTACGACGAGTTCTGCGAGCTCCTGGCCGAGCGCGCCGGTGAGATGGTCCTCGGCCCCGCCGACGACCCGCTGACCGACGTCGGCCCGGTCATCAGCGCCCGCCAGCGCGAAAAGGTGGAGAAGTTCATCGCCACCGCCGTCGAGCAGGGCGCCCGCGTGCTCGTCGGCAACGATCGGCCCGACGGCCTCCCGGCCGGCGGGCACTACGTGAGCCCGACCGTGCTCGTCGACCTCGACAACGACAACGTCGCGGCCAAGGACGAGATCTTCGGCCCGGTGCTCTCGGTCATCCGGTACTCCGACGTCGAGGACGCGATCCGCATCGCCAACGACAGCGAGTACGGGCTGGCCGCCTCGGTCTGGGGCACGGACCTGGGGCGCGCCCGCGACGTTGCGAGCCGCGTCCAGTCGGGTCTTTGCTGGATCAACGACGTCGCCCAGGCCGACGTGCGACGGACCCCGTTCGCGGGCAAGAAGCAGAGCGGTGTCGGCTCCGAACTGGGCACCGACGGTCTGTACGCGTACACGAAGACGAAGAGCCTGTACACCGCGCTCGACGCGGACATCGACGCCCGGCCGTACTCCGCGGTGGGCGGTGAGTGGGAGTGA
- a CDS encoding GNAT family N-acetyltransferase, which translates to MITVEVRDELSEEESAELSALISSSAVYDEEAGFSTVDLQADLDDNHEVFQVLARSTPGFHGSEETPLVAYFRLSVDRAGGAVAQMLVKPEFRSLGIATLMIETLADRPGDGFAGTGAVSISCWARGNHPAAERMSRRFGAEVEGATWILYRGSEQLTVDPADEGAVLRARHDGFVHDQTDVRYVWRVPAVPLVG; encoded by the coding sequence ATGATCACGGTCGAGGTACGCGACGAGCTGTCCGAGGAGGAGAGCGCCGAGCTGTCGGCGCTCATCTCCTCCTCCGCCGTCTACGACGAAGAGGCTGGTTTCTCGACGGTCGACCTGCAGGCCGACCTCGACGACAACCATGAGGTCTTCCAGGTCCTCGCGCGCTCCACGCCGGGGTTCCACGGGTCGGAGGAGACCCCGCTCGTCGCGTACTTCCGACTGTCCGTCGACCGGGCCGGTGGTGCCGTGGCCCAGATGCTCGTGAAGCCGGAGTTCCGGTCCCTCGGCATCGCCACGCTCATGATCGAGACGCTCGCCGACCGTCCCGGCGACGGCTTCGCCGGGACGGGAGCGGTGAGCATCAGTTGCTGGGCGCGCGGGAACCACCCCGCCGCCGAGCGCATGTCCCGCCGTTTCGGCGCCGAGGTCGAGGGCGCGACCTGGATCCTGTACCGCGGTTCGGAGCAGCTGACGGTCGATCCCGCTGACGAGGGCGCGGTTCTGAGGGCCCGTCACGACGGCTTCGTGCACGACCAGACGGACGTCCGCTACGTGTGGCGCGTCCCCGCGGTCCCGCTCGTCGGCTGA
- a CDS encoding cytochrome P450, whose translation MPTALADVPPELQTDFDIYDPSLAAPVDRVQEELAALAKRGPILYSSKHGGHWIVLGYDEVHEVLRDPERFSSFPNNIMPHGGEKTLPLELDPPEHTAYRHALQPLFSPSRMRALEEQIRTTVTELLDGFAARGEAEFVSEFAHELPARVFLSLMDLPLEDAPLFTEATNTYMLGKPGASEEESNAAREDAMFRMWSYFGALVAERKSRAVPGDDVTSQIIFGDVTIDGVPRKFTDAELQNMFFLLLIAGLHTVQGSLGWAVQHLTEHPDQHRSLTEDPARIPSAVEEILRIEAAVHPGRRVVTDTTLGGVALRAGDQLLLSLAAANRDGRQFDAPESFDGTREPNRHLSFGSGPHRCLGSHLARVELRIALEELHRRIPDYRLAPDAVTLWHASQVRGVLQLPIVFTPEA comes from the coding sequence GTGCCCACCGCCCTCGCCGACGTCCCGCCGGAGCTGCAGACCGACTTCGACATCTACGACCCGTCGCTCGCGGCGCCGGTCGACCGCGTCCAGGAGGAGCTGGCGGCGCTGGCGAAGCGGGGCCCGATCCTGTACTCCAGCAAGCACGGCGGGCACTGGATCGTCCTCGGCTACGACGAGGTCCACGAGGTTCTGCGCGACCCGGAGCGATTCTCCAGCTTCCCGAACAACATCATGCCCCACGGCGGCGAGAAGACCCTGCCGCTCGAACTCGATCCGCCGGAGCACACCGCCTACCGGCACGCGCTGCAGCCGCTCTTCAGTCCTTCCCGCATGCGCGCGCTCGAGGAGCAGATCCGCACCACCGTCACCGAACTGCTCGACGGGTTCGCCGCGCGCGGCGAGGCGGAGTTCGTCTCCGAGTTCGCCCACGAGCTGCCCGCGCGGGTCTTCCTGTCGCTGATGGACCTGCCGCTCGAGGACGCTCCGCTGTTCACCGAGGCGACCAACACCTACATGCTCGGCAAGCCCGGGGCGTCGGAGGAGGAGTCCAACGCCGCCCGCGAGGACGCCATGTTCCGGATGTGGAGCTACTTCGGCGCCCTCGTGGCGGAGCGGAAGTCGCGCGCGGTCCCGGGCGACGACGTCACCAGTCAGATCATCTTCGGCGACGTGACGATCGACGGCGTTCCCCGCAAGTTCACCGACGCCGAGTTGCAGAACATGTTCTTCCTGCTCCTGATCGCTGGTCTGCACACCGTGCAGGGCTCGCTCGGCTGGGCGGTCCAGCACCTGACCGAGCACCCCGACCAGCACCGCAGCCTCACCGAGGACCCGGCGCGCATCCCGTCGGCCGTCGAGGAGATCCTCCGCATCGAGGCCGCCGTGCACCCGGGGCGCCGCGTCGTCACCGACACCACCCTCGGCGGGGTCGCGCTGCGCGCCGGTGACCAGCTCCTGCTCAGCCTCGCCGCCGCCAACCGCGACGGCCGGCAGTTCGACGCCCCGGAGAGCTTCGACGGCACCCGCGAACCGAACCGCCACCTCTCGTTCGGCTCCGGCCCGCACCGCTGCCTGGGCTCGCACCTCGCCCGCGTCGAGCTGCGGATCGCACTGGAGGAGCTGCACCGCCGGATCCCCGACTACCGCCTGGCCCCCGACGCCGTGACGCTCTGGCACGCGAGCCAGGTGCGCGGCGTCCTGCAGTTGCCGATCGTGTTCACCCCCGAGGCCTGA